A window of the Nocardia sp. NBC_01329 genome harbors these coding sequences:
- a CDS encoding MaoC/PaaZ C-terminal domain-containing protein, protein MPIDPKAALGAELPSKEFSWTASDIQLYHLGIGAGHRWTDPAELRYLADREPQVLPTFATVAHTLRDTDPPKVKFPGVDIDLAKVVHGSQEVQVHRPLPASGKATRTGRISELWDKGSNAVIVQEFTVTDSEGEALWTERSSIFARGEGGFGGERGPSGRAELPERDPDFDVTTATLPQQALLYRLCGDRNPLHSDPEFAKGAGFPAPILHGLCTYGIICKTATDTVLDLVAGRVTGFKARFAGVLFPGETLRSRIWQEPGQLIISATAVERDDAPVLGDVVLTYAD, encoded by the coding sequence ATGCCGATCGATCCGAAAGCCGCGCTGGGGGCCGAGCTCCCGAGCAAGGAATTCTCCTGGACCGCCTCCGATATCCAGCTCTACCACCTGGGTATCGGTGCGGGCCACCGCTGGACCGACCCCGCCGAACTGCGCTACCTCGCCGACCGGGAACCGCAGGTCCTGCCCACTTTCGCCACCGTCGCCCACACCCTGCGCGATACCGACCCGCCGAAGGTGAAATTCCCCGGCGTCGATATCGACCTGGCCAAGGTGGTGCACGGTTCGCAGGAGGTGCAGGTGCACCGGCCGCTGCCCGCCTCGGGTAAAGCGACCCGCACCGGCCGGATCAGCGAACTGTGGGACAAGGGTTCCAACGCGGTGATCGTGCAGGAGTTCACCGTCACCGATTCCGAGGGCGAAGCACTGTGGACCGAACGCTCCTCCATCTTCGCCCGCGGCGAAGGCGGATTCGGCGGCGAACGCGGCCCGAGCGGCAGAGCCGAACTCCCCGAACGGGATCCAGATTTCGATGTCACCACCGCGACCCTGCCGCAGCAGGCTCTGCTCTATCGCCTCTGCGGTGACCGCAACCCGCTGCATTCCGATCCGGAGTTCGCGAAGGGCGCGGGGTTTCCGGCGCCGATCCTGCACGGACTGTGCACCTACGGGATCATCTGTAAAACCGCCACCGACACAGTGCTGGACCTGGTCGCCGGCCGAGTGACCGGTTTCAAGGCGAGGTTCGCGGGTGTGCTGTTCCCCGGGGAGACGCTGCGGTCGCGGATCTGGCAGGAACCTGGTCAGCTGATCATCAGCGCCACCGCCGTCGAACGCGACGACGCCCCGGTGCTGGGAGATGTAGTGCTCACCTACGCCGACTGA